In Ochrobactrum sp. Marseille-Q0166, a single genomic region encodes these proteins:
- a CDS encoding ParA family protein, which translates to MNKRSRIITIANQKGGVGKTTTAINLATALAAIGETVLIVDLDPQGNASTGLGIDRQNRPLSSYDVLTQEASVNEAAMQSDVPNLYIVPSTLDLLGIEMEIAQAPDRTRRLRDALRFDSAVAEKFSYVLVDCPPSLNLLTLNAMAAADSVMVPLQCEFFALEGLSQLLQTVNQVRSTINSELTIQGIVLTMFDSRNNLASQVVEDVRAFMGEKVYRTVIPRNVRVSEAPSHGKPAILYDLKCAGSQAYLQLASEVIQRERQLQAA; encoded by the coding sequence ATGAACAAAAGATCCAGGATCATAACCATTGCAAACCAGAAGGGTGGCGTTGGCAAGACAACTACTGCCATTAATCTGGCTACCGCATTGGCCGCCATTGGCGAAACTGTGCTGATTGTCGATCTTGATCCGCAGGGTAACGCGAGTACCGGGCTTGGCATTGATCGCCAGAATCGCCCATTATCGTCTTATGATGTGCTGACGCAGGAAGCTTCCGTGAATGAAGCCGCGATGCAGAGCGATGTTCCGAATCTGTACATTGTGCCGTCAACACTCGATTTGCTCGGTATTGAAATGGAAATTGCGCAGGCACCGGATCGTACGCGGCGCTTGCGTGACGCACTGCGTTTTGATTCAGCGGTTGCGGAAAAGTTTTCTTATGTTCTGGTGGATTGTCCACCATCGCTCAATCTTCTAACGCTCAATGCCATGGCAGCGGCAGATTCTGTGATGGTGCCATTGCAGTGCGAATTCTTCGCGCTGGAAGGTCTTAGCCAGTTGCTCCAGACGGTCAACCAGGTACGATCAACGATTAATTCTGAACTAACTATTCAGGGCATTGTGCTCACCATGTTCGATAGCCGCAACAACCTTGCTTCTCAGGTTGTCGAAGACGTTCGCGCTTTTATGGGTGAGAAGGTCTATCGTACTGTTATTCCACGCAATGTGCGTGTTTCAGAAGCGCCATCGCATGGCAAGCCAGCTATTCTGTATGATCTGAAATGTGCTGGCAGTCAGGCGTATTTGCAGCTCGCTTCCGAAGTTATTCAGCGTGAGCGGCAGCTTCAGGCCGCATAA
- the rsmG gene encoding 16S rRNA (guanine(527)-N(7))-methyltransferase RsmG yields the protein MTVDSRYSSLKTIVPGVSRETTERLIAFEELFRKWSSAINLASPSTLADLWSRHILDSAQIFPLAPEAKRWLDLGSGGGFPGIVTACSLKDIPGASIDLVESAGKKAAFLRTAAGHLAVPARIHSARIEAMWDKIDVPDVVTARALASLNDLFNLAEPWLTTGSKALFQKGRDYQREIDESRVGWRFDLVQHESAIDKASVILEISNLRRIAD from the coding sequence ATGACTGTGGATAGCCGTTATTCAAGCTTGAAAACTATTGTTCCCGGTGTTTCACGTGAAACAACTGAGCGATTGATTGCCTTTGAAGAGCTGTTTCGAAAGTGGTCTTCGGCCATTAATCTGGCGTCACCTTCCACCCTTGCGGACCTATGGAGCCGCCATATTCTCGACAGTGCGCAGATATTTCCGCTGGCACCCGAAGCAAAGCGCTGGCTCGATCTCGGGTCTGGCGGCGGCTTTCCCGGTATCGTAACCGCCTGCTCTCTAAAGGACATTCCGGGGGCTTCGATTGATCTGGTCGAAAGTGCGGGAAAAAAGGCAGCATTTCTTCGTACAGCTGCAGGTCATCTCGCTGTGCCAGCACGCATTCACTCAGCCCGCATTGAAGCAATGTGGGATAAAATCGACGTGCCGGATGTCGTAACCGCCCGTGCACTCGCCTCGTTGAACGATCTTTTCAATCTCGCTGAGCCTTGGCTTACCACAGGTTCAAAGGCTCTTTTTCAAAAAGGTCGGGATTACCAGAGAGAAATCGATGAAAGCCGTGTCGGCTGGCGTTTTGATCTGGTACAACATGAAAGTGCTATCGATAAAGCTTCGGTGATACTCGAAATCAGCAATCTTCGACGCATTGCAGACTAA
- a CDS encoding ParB/RepB/Spo0J family partition protein, whose translation MNDDPSKKRLGRGLAALIGEIDRPAEERKVPISSERNVPIEFVTRNPRNPRRMFSEVELEDLAQSIKEHGVVQPIVVRPAPGEPDRFELIAGERRWRASQRAGVDTIPVIIRDVDDRVALEIAIVENVQRADLNAVEEALGYQQLIDNHDYTQNDLAQVIGKSRSHVANTLRLLKLPQRVQDFISDGALSAGHARSLITMEDPTALAERVVKEGLSVRQVEALSQARNGAEPKPGKSAPVEKDADTKALEKLLSDVTGMKVEINHRERGGDVKIRYSSLEQLDEICRRLQS comes from the coding sequence ATGAACGACGATCCTTCAAAAAAGCGGCTTGGCCGCGGCTTGGCCGCCCTGATCGGTGAAATCGACCGCCCGGCGGAAGAACGTAAGGTGCCGATTTCGAGTGAGCGTAATGTTCCGATTGAGTTCGTAACACGTAATCCGCGCAATCCACGTCGCATGTTCTCGGAAGTGGAGCTCGAAGATCTCGCGCAGTCGATTAAGGAGCACGGCGTTGTTCAGCCAATTGTTGTGCGTCCTGCACCGGGAGAGCCGGATCGCTTTGAACTCATTGCTGGTGAACGTCGCTGGCGCGCATCGCAGCGTGCAGGCGTGGATACAATCCCAGTCATCATACGCGATGTCGATGATCGCGTGGCGCTTGAGATTGCAATCGTTGAAAACGTACAACGCGCAGATCTCAATGCAGTCGAAGAAGCGCTTGGATATCAACAGCTTATCGACAATCACGATTATACTCAGAATGATCTGGCACAGGTTATCGGCAAAAGCCGCAGCCATGTGGCCAATACGCTGCGTCTTCTGAAACTGCCGCAGCGCGTGCAGGATTTTATTTCTGATGGCGCTTTGTCGGCTGGTCATGCGCGTAGTCTGATCACGATGGAAGATCCGACGGCCCTGGCTGAGCGGGTTGTGAAGGAAGGCCTGTCTGTGCGTCAGGTCGAGGCTCTGTCGCAGGCACGCAACGGTGCTGAGCCAAAACCGGGTAAGAGTGCACCGGTTGAAAAAGATGCTGACACCAAGGCGCTTGAAAAGCTACTATCCGATGTCACAGGCATGAAGGTTGAAATCAATCATCGTGAACGCGGCGGCGATGTCAAAATTCGCTACAGTTCTCTGGAGCAGCTGGACGAGATTTGCCGCCGTCTACAAAGCTAA
- a CDS encoding autotransporter domain-containing protein, with amino-acid sequence MNSYSFFVVSFFSIFPALAETPVYEIHGSFGGLQADAGSISADGKVIGVRRLGTSGAFDKSYIITPGGIIDIGAVSGSNTTTLLAVSSNGLAAIGNSGFDNSEMRPFWWSSHTGIVDIGSLGGTTSYAIGVSADGNVVTGNSFISGNTANHSFRWSLQDGLTDLGTLGGELSNSNAISADGSTIVGYSNIDNSEIRAFRWQQETGMLSLGTLSGNYSVARGVSADGSVIVGASDTSTGQLRAFRWTADSGMVDIHPQDNDNYSIADLVSSDGAVVVGTAIFNSGFTEVFRWTSATGTVSLSSLGGGMSHALAITKDGSAIVGYSYNANMETRAFRWTAGDGMQDLGTIGGANSVAWDISDDGTVIAGTAETAEGVAHATLWKFAKPHNEPEPEPEPEPGTGGEQPNEPSPGPGGHIPSVPPTGPQKPEPNPVMIDVDHTTQTVMGLGGLSFSAIEAQRLTLNKLQNFCDVERAAQTCYSLFTDVSGFGGQKDLLTGFTLGHGFTDNFSAGVTIAHSFWRDLPDGFDSGSDNFGGGIFAQWKDKTAIGDWYMRASLAANRYDTDITRPMFAYTEAGTGESRLQGWSTALELGRTDNLNFHNARLGYYGGLRYSSLSMDGYTESNALFPFTYGDMKYELTTAYAGANFTMPLTDRIRWSINLEIEQDVAHKDPEFDARADYIGVLTLDSDFSHTRGSAWTSVSYAVSDTVELSLTPYVTRTASRDNAFGAMVRLSGKF; translated from the coding sequence ATGAATAGTTATTCATTTTTCGTCGTTTCATTTTTTTCTATTTTTCCAGCACTCGCCGAGACACCTGTTTATGAGATCCACGGTTCCTTTGGTGGGCTACAGGCTGACGCAGGGAGTATATCTGCGGATGGTAAAGTCATCGGTGTTCGTCGATTAGGGACGAGTGGCGCTTTTGATAAGTCTTATATAATAACGCCGGGCGGAATTATCGATATTGGCGCTGTAAGCGGTTCCAATACAACAACCCTTCTTGCTGTTTCCTCAAACGGCTTAGCTGCAATTGGTAATAGCGGTTTTGATAATTCCGAAATGCGTCCATTCTGGTGGAGCTCGCACACGGGTATCGTAGATATAGGCAGCCTTGGCGGCACGACATCTTATGCGATTGGGGTTTCCGCCGATGGAAATGTCGTGACTGGAAATAGCTTTATATCCGGTAACACTGCCAACCATAGTTTTAGGTGGTCATTGCAGGATGGATTAACCGATCTTGGCACGCTGGGCGGGGAACTGTCGAATTCCAATGCCATTTCAGCGGATGGAAGCACGATAGTCGGTTATAGCAATATTGATAATTCTGAAATTCGGGCTTTCCGCTGGCAACAGGAAACCGGTATGCTGAGTTTAGGCACCTTAAGCGGTAATTATTCAGTTGCACGAGGGGTTTCGGCGGATGGATCTGTGATCGTTGGAGCAAGCGATACATCCACTGGTCAGCTGCGCGCATTTCGCTGGACCGCAGATAGTGGAATGGTCGATATTCACCCTCAAGATAATGATAATTACAGCATAGCTGACCTTGTTTCCAGTGATGGGGCAGTCGTTGTCGGCACTGCAATCTTCAATAGTGGATTTACAGAGGTTTTTCGTTGGACCTCTGCGACTGGCACGGTGAGCTTAAGTTCTTTAGGTGGAGGTATGTCACATGCGTTAGCCATAACGAAGGACGGAAGTGCTATCGTCGGTTATAGTTACAACGCAAATATGGAAACACGTGCGTTTCGGTGGACTGCCGGTGATGGGATGCAGGATCTGGGTACAATAGGCGGAGCGAACTCAGTTGCCTGGGACATTTCAGATGATGGCACGGTGATTGCTGGTACGGCAGAAACTGCAGAAGGCGTTGCGCACGCAACTTTGTGGAAGTTTGCAAAGCCTCACAATGAGCCTGAGCCTGAGCCTGAGCCGGAACCCGGTACTGGTGGGGAGCAGCCTAATGAACCATCGCCGGGGCCGGGCGGGCATATCCCCTCTGTGCCGCCGACAGGTCCTCAAAAACCTGAACCCAATCCGGTCATGATTGATGTCGATCATACTACTCAGACCGTTATGGGATTGGGAGGATTAAGCTTTTCGGCGATAGAAGCCCAGCGTCTTACATTGAACAAGCTGCAAAATTTCTGCGATGTCGAAAGAGCCGCTCAAACCTGCTATTCGCTTTTCACCGATGTCAGTGGTTTCGGCGGTCAGAAGGATTTGCTGACAGGTTTTACACTTGGTCACGGCTTCACCGACAATTTTTCTGCAGGTGTGACCATTGCCCATTCTTTCTGGCGTGATCTGCCGGACGGCTTTGATAGTGGCAGCGACAATTTCGGCGGTGGCATCTTCGCGCAGTGGAAAGACAAGACGGCTATAGGGGATTGGTATATGCGGGCGAGCCTGGCAGCCAATCGCTATGATACCGACATCACGCGGCCAATGTTCGCCTACACGGAAGCTGGAACCGGCGAAAGCAGGTTGCAGGGCTGGAGTACTGCACTGGAACTGGGGCGGACAGACAACCTCAATTTCCATAATGCCCGTCTCGGCTATTATGGCGGTCTGCGCTATAGCAGTCTGTCCATGGATGGCTATACGGAAAGCAATGCGCTGTTTCCGTTCACCTATGGCGACATGAAATATGAGCTGACAACGGCTTATGCGGGTGCAAATTTCACTATGCCGCTGACTGACAGAATCCGATGGTCTATCAATCTCGAAATCGAGCAGGATGTTGCGCACAAGGATCCCGAATTTGACGCCAGAGCCGATTATATCGGCGTATTGACGCTCGATTCCGACTTCTCACATACCAGAGGCTCTGCCTGGACAAG